A single region of the Lotus japonicus ecotype B-129 chromosome 4, LjGifu_v1.2 genome encodes:
- the LOC130714663 gene encoding uncharacterized protein LOC130714663 isoform X2, with product MGESRGFPGSNSDINVLNQSDVFTNVLNGTAPEVHYEVNRTQYHMGYYLADGIYPEWATFVKTIPMPQGEKRQLFAKAQEGARKDVERAFGVLQSRFAIIRGPSRFWHVNTMKHLMYACIILHNMIVEDERDGYNGNFVYDQVDNAIITAEVSNGPIPSFATFLERRGHMSQREIHRQLQADLVEHIWELSKSRNNEI from the exons ATGGGGGAGTCTCGTGGATTTCCAG GTTCTAACAGTGATATCAATGTGCTAAACCAATCTGATGTGTTTACCAATGTGTTGAATGGCACAGCTCCTGAAGTGCACTACGAGGTGAACAGAACACAATATCATATGGGTTACTATCTAGCGGATGGTATCTATCCCGAGTGGGCTACATTTGTCAAGACAATCCCAATGccacaaggagaaaaaagacaattgtttgccaaagcacaagaaggagcaagaaaggaTGTTGAGCGCGCATTTGGAGTACTCCAATCTCGATTTGCAATTATTCGCGGCCCCTCACGCTTCTGGCATGTGAATACCATGAAACATTTAATGTATGCATGCATTATATTGCAtaacatgattgttgaagatgaacGTGATGGGTATAATGGTAATTTTGTTTACGACCAAGTAGACAATGCCATCATAACCGCTGAAGTATCTAATGGTCCTATCCCTTCATTTGCAACATTCTTAGAAAGAAGAGGTCATATGAGTCAAAGAGAAATCCATCGCCAacttcaagcagacttggtggagcatatttGGGAGCTCTCCAAAAGTAGGAATAATGAAATTTAA
- the LOC130714663 gene encoding uncharacterized protein LOC130714663 isoform X1 yields the protein MGESRGFPGMLGSIDCMHWEWKNCPVAWKCQYSRGSNSDINVLNQSDVFTNVLNGTAPEVHYEVNRTQYHMGYYLADGIYPEWATFVKTIPMPQGEKRQLFAKAQEGARKDVERAFGVLQSRFAIIRGPSRFWHVNTMKHLMYACIILHNMIVEDERDGYNGNFVYDQVDNAIITAEVSNGPIPSFATFLERRGHMSQREIHRQLQADLVEHIWELSKSRNNEI from the exons ATGGGGGAGTCTCGTGGATTTCCAGGTATGTTGGGTTCCATTGACTgtatgcattgggaatggaaAAATTGTCCAGTTGCATGGAAATGTCAGTATTCTCGAG GTTCTAACAGTGATATCAATGTGCTAAACCAATCTGATGTGTTTACCAATGTGTTGAATGGCACAGCTCCTGAAGTGCACTACGAGGTGAACAGAACACAATATCATATGGGTTACTATCTAGCGGATGGTATCTATCCCGAGTGGGCTACATTTGTCAAGACAATCCCAATGccacaaggagaaaaaagacaattgtttgccaaagcacaagaaggagcaagaaaggaTGTTGAGCGCGCATTTGGAGTACTCCAATCTCGATTTGCAATTATTCGCGGCCCCTCACGCTTCTGGCATGTGAATACCATGAAACATTTAATGTATGCATGCATTATATTGCAtaacatgattgttgaagatgaacGTGATGGGTATAATGGTAATTTTGTTTACGACCAAGTAGACAATGCCATCATAACCGCTGAAGTATCTAATGGTCCTATCCCTTCATTTGCAACATTCTTAGAAAGAAGAGGTCATATGAGTCAAAGAGAAATCCATCGCCAacttcaagcagacttggtggagcatatttGGGAGCTCTCCAAAAGTAGGAATAATGAAATTTAA